The Daucus carota subsp. sativus chromosome 2, DH1 v3.0, whole genome shotgun sequence genome includes a window with the following:
- the LOC108205839 gene encoding 4-hydroxy-tetrahydrodipicolinate synthase, chloroplastic, which translates to MSAPASYQQMSALKSLKDSTFQLTAFNSPPSSYKRRNTTWRPPKAAIIPNFHLPMRSMEVKNRTFTDDIKSLRLITAIKTPYLPDGRFDLEAYDALVNMQIENGVEGVIVGGTTGEGQLMSWDEHIMLIGHTVNCFGGSIKVIGNTGSNSTREAIHATEQGFAVGMHGALHINPYYGKTSLEGLVSHFDSVLSMGPTIVYNVPGRTGQDIPPRVIHTLAQSTNLAGVKECVGHDRVDQYTKNGIVVWSGNDDQCHDSRWDFGATGVISVTSNLVPRLMRELMFRGKNQTLNAKLLPLMEWLFEEPNPIGLNTALSQLGVVRPVFRLPYVPLPLAKRVEFVNIVKDIGREHFVGQKDVQVLDDDDFILIGRY; encoded by the exons ATGTCGGCGCCGGCGTCGTATCAGCAAATGTCCGCGCTTAAAAGCTTAAAGGACTCCACTTTTCAGCTCACTGCTTTCAATTCTCCTCCATCTAGCTACAAAAG GAGGAACACAACTTGGAGGCCTCCAAAAGCAGCAATAATCCCAAATTTTCATCTGCCAATGCGTAGTATGGAAGTTAAGAACAG AACATTCACCGATGACATAAAGTCTCTCAGATTGATAACTGCCATCAAAACGCCATATCTGCCTGATGGCAGATTTGATCTGGAGGCTTATGATGCTCTGGTAAACATGCAGATCGAAAATGGGGTTGAAGGTGTCATAGTTGGTGGAACTACTGGTGAAGGTCAGTTGATGAGCTGGGATGAACATATCATGCTAATTGGTCACACTGTCAACTGTTTTGGTGGATCCATCAAGGTAATTGGGAATACCGGAAGTAACTCAACAAGGGAAGCAATTCATGCCACTGAGCAGGGTTTTGCAGTTGGAATGCATGGTGCTTTGCACATTAATCCTTACTATGGCAAGACCTCTCTTGAAGGATTGGTTTCTCATTTTGATAGTGTGCTCTCCATGGGTCCAACCATTGTCTACAACGTGCCAGGAAGAACTGGCCAAGATATTCCACCTCGTGTGATCCATACTTTGGCGCAAAGCACAAACCTAGCAGGTGTCAAGGAATGCGTCGGACATGATAGAGTGGACCAGTATACCAAAAATGGGATCGTGGTCTGGAGCGGAAATGACGATCAATGCCATGATTCAAGGTGGGATTTTGGTGCAACTGGAGTTATATCTGTTACCAGCAACTTGGTCCCACGATTAATGCGGGAACTCATGTTCAGGGGAAAGAACCAAACCTTAAATGCCAAGCTGTTGCCCTTGATGGAGTGGCTCTTTGAAGAGCCAAATCCAATTGGATTGAATACGGCTCTTTCTCAACTTGGGGTTGTAAGGCCTGTTTTCCGCCTGCCATATGTACCACTCCCTTTGGCCAAGAGAGTAGAGTTTGTTAATATAGTGAAAGACATAGGGAGAGAGCACTTTGTAGGACAGAAAGATGTTCAGGTTCTTGATGACGACgattttattttgattggtCGGTATTAG